In a single window of the Bos taurus isolate L1 Dominette 01449 registration number 42190680 breed Hereford chromosome 23, ARS-UCD2.0, whole genome shotgun sequence genome:
- the CCDC167 gene encoding coiled-coil domain-containing protein 167 isoform X2, whose product MIDGLEKKLSQCRRDLEVVNSRLCGVELSSEARRSLEKEKSSLMNKASNYEKELKLLRQENRKNMLLSVAIFLLLTVIYAYWAL is encoded by the exons ATG ATCGATGGGCTGGAGAAGAAGCTGTCACAATGTCGGAGAGACCTGGAAGTCGTGAACTCCAGGCTCTGTGGGGTGGAGCTGAGCTCAGAGGCCAG GAGGTctctggagaaggagaaaagCAGCCTGATGAACAAAGCCTCCAACTATG AGAAGGAGCTGAAGTTGCTTCGGCAAGAGAACCGCAAGAACATGCTGCTGTCTGTGGCCATCTTCCTCCTGCTGACCGTCATCTACGCCTACTGGGCCCTGTGA
- the CCDC167 gene encoding coiled-coil domain-containing protein 167, producing the protein MTKKKRENLGVALEIDGLEKKLSQCRRDLEVVNSRLCGVELSSEARRSLEKEKSSLMNKASNYEKELKLLRQENRKNMLLSVAIFLLLTVIYAYWAL; encoded by the exons ATGACTAAAAAGAAGCGGGAGAATCTGGGCGTTGCTTTAGAG ATCGATGGGCTGGAGAAGAAGCTGTCACAATGTCGGAGAGACCTGGAAGTCGTGAACTCCAGGCTCTGTGGGGTGGAGCTGAGCTCAGAGGCCAG GAGGTctctggagaaggagaaaagCAGCCTGATGAACAAAGCCTCCAACTATG AGAAGGAGCTGAAGTTGCTTCGGCAAGAGAACCGCAAGAACATGCTGCTGTCTGTGGCCATCTTCCTCCTGCTGACCGTCATCTACGCCTACTGGGCCCTGTGA
- the CCDC167 gene encoding coiled-coil domain-containing protein 167 isoform X1 encodes MTKKKRENLGVALEDPSCLENWKSLPPISTCWVCCVFQIDGLEKKLSQCRRDLEVVNSRLCGVELSSEARRSLEKEKSSLMNKASNYEKELKLLRQENRKNMLLSVAIFLLLTVIYAYWAL; translated from the exons ATGACTAAAAAGAAGCGGGAGAATCTGGGCGTTGCTTTAGAG GATCCCAGCTGTCTTGAAAACTGGAAGAGTCTGCCACCCATCTCTACCTGCTGGGTGTGCTGTGTCTTTCAGATCGATGGGCTGGAGAAGAAGCTGTCACAATGTCGGAGAGACCTGGAAGTCGTGAACTCCAGGCTCTGTGGGGTGGAGCTGAGCTCAGAGGCCAG GAGGTctctggagaaggagaaaagCAGCCTGATGAACAAAGCCTCCAACTATG AGAAGGAGCTGAAGTTGCTTCGGCAAGAGAACCGCAAGAACATGCTGCTGTCTGTGGCCATCTTCCTCCTGCTGACCGTCATCTACGCCTACTGGGCCCTGTGA